A genomic region of Janthinobacterium lividum contains the following coding sequences:
- a CDS encoding siderophore-interacting protein: MATPPEPQSGSPLRNAEHDRGLHAVTATVAAIARPVPSVLRVAASLARSGDDPHWTLPNVAFRIHLDGAIDGGESRIYTVRSYDAAASAFTFDIVLHAHASPMMRWGDSVRVGDVFRLTGPRPQFTVPGGGERKLALFLDETGIPALYAMLQQWPANAAGIGWVVTDDEAAFQELPEVPGLALQRLGTAHVAPEGPLAAQARALQDPHGYAIWGAGERDEMRAIRQYFRIDAGLDKEQVLVAGYWKRGVSNTHIDARRKHSFEQLIANGGTLADFDDLAVEV; this comes from the coding sequence ATGGCAACACCCCCAGAACCGCAATCCGGCAGTCCCTTGCGCAACGCCGAGCATGACCGCGGCCTGCATGCAGTCACGGCCACCGTCGCCGCCATCGCGCGCCCCGTCCCCAGCGTGCTGCGCGTCGCGGCCAGTCTGGCCCGCTCGGGCGACGATCCACACTGGACGCTGCCCAACGTGGCCTTCCGCATCCATCTCGACGGCGCCATCGATGGCGGCGAGTCGCGCATCTACACCGTGCGCAGCTATGACGCGGCGGCATCAGCCTTTACCTTCGATATCGTGCTGCATGCACATGCCAGCCCCATGATGCGCTGGGGTGACAGCGTGCGCGTGGGCGACGTCTTTCGCCTGACGGGGCCGCGCCCGCAATTCACCGTGCCAGGAGGCGGCGAACGCAAGCTCGCCCTCTTCCTCGACGAGACGGGCATACCCGCGCTGTATGCCATGTTGCAGCAATGGCCCGCCAACGCGGCCGGCATCGGCTGGGTGGTGACCGATGATGAAGCGGCGTTCCAGGAATTACCCGAGGTGCCTGGCCTGGCATTGCAGCGTCTCGGCACGGCCCACGTGGCGCCGGAGGGGCCGCTGGCCGCCCAGGCCAGGGCGTTACAAGATCCGCACGGTTACGCGATATGGGGCGCGGGCGAACGCGATGAAATGCGCGCCATCCGCCAGTACTTCCGCATCGATGCAGGCCTGGACAAGGAACAGGTGCTGGTGGCCGGCTACTGGAAGCGCGGCGTCAGCAATACGCACATCGACGCGCGCCGCAAGCACAGCTTCGAGCAGCTGATCGCCAATGGCGGCACCCTGGCCGACTTCGACGACCTGGCCGTCGAAGTGTGA
- a CDS encoding TetR/AcrR family transcriptional regulator, with amino-acid sequence MMTIATDTPRPGRPPSITRARIADAGIAMGLPAMTFTGVAALLGVSHVALYKHVANLAALKLLVAAEIFERWQLPAPGEDDLEQYLLRFSASLRQLVKLHPGLAPYLLRRKATPPAILARIEAHQAQVAHGYQLPLERARWLLSTVAFHCVALADTVYAPAGEAWQDADDMAIEAEFDLGMRALVIGVLTMRP; translated from the coding sequence ATGATGACTATCGCCACCGATACACCGCGCCCCGGGCGTCCCCCCAGCATCACGCGCGCGCGCATTGCCGACGCCGGCATCGCCATGGGCTTGCCCGCCATGACCTTTACGGGCGTGGCCGCCTTGCTCGGCGTCAGCCACGTGGCGCTGTACAAGCACGTCGCGAACCTGGCCGCGCTCAAGCTGCTGGTGGCCGCGGAGATTTTTGAACGCTGGCAATTGCCGGCGCCCGGAGAGGATGACCTGGAGCAGTATCTGCTGCGTTTCAGCGCTTCGCTGCGCCAGCTGGTCAAATTGCATCCCGGCCTGGCGCCCTATCTGCTGCGCCGGAAAGCGACGCCGCCAGCCATACTGGCGCGTATCGAGGCCCACCAGGCGCAGGTGGCGCACGGCTACCAGCTGCCGCTGGAGCGCGCCCGCTGGCTGCTGTCGACCGTGGCGTTTCACTGCGTGGCCCTGGCCGACACCGTGTATGCGCCGGCCGGCGAAGCATGGCAGGACGCGGACGACATGGCCATCGAGGCCGAGTTTGACCTGGGCATGCGCGCGTTGGTCATCGGGGTGCTGACGATGCGGCCGTAA
- a CDS encoding tryptophan 7-halogenase, which translates to MTLLQADVLIVGAGPAGATAALNLAGRHRILLVDRLAAPLARIGESLPPAAARLLQDMGLLDAFLQQGHAPYHGNRAWWNGAWTEHHFLSDPDGHGWHLARGTFDLWLRDEARRRGAALLASAKIVGIVPDDAGWKVRLVTQHGLCEAAARIIIDATGRNARLARRIGARRQRSDRLVSVWQYGQDRTPSARGFAHIEACEDGWWYSAPLPGQRRVLALHTDADLLDTNILRDAGWLEAAARRLPATRELLEQQGYAAETLAMSTPAHTATLDAGAGPGWFAVGDAALSFDPLSSQGIFNALYTGLAAAEAADRTLHGDVNAYHKYNGELTAIGAAYERHLAYCYGQETRWPSAPFWRRRRPAMQAS; encoded by the coding sequence GTGACCCTGCTGCAGGCCGACGTGCTCATCGTTGGCGCCGGTCCGGCCGGCGCCACGGCCGCCCTGAACCTGGCGGGGCGGCACCGGATCTTGCTGGTCGACCGCCTGGCCGCCCCGCTGGCGCGCATCGGCGAATCGCTGCCGCCGGCCGCCGCGCGCCTGTTGCAGGACATGGGCTTGCTTGACGCCTTCCTGCAACAGGGCCATGCGCCCTACCACGGCAACCGCGCCTGGTGGAACGGCGCCTGGACGGAACACCACTTCCTCAGCGATCCCGACGGGCACGGCTGGCACCTGGCGCGCGGCACCTTCGACCTGTGGCTGCGCGACGAGGCGCGCCGGCGCGGCGCCGCCCTGCTGGCCTCGGCCAAGATCGTGGGCATCGTACCGGACGATGCCGGCTGGAAAGTACGCCTGGTAACGCAGCACGGCCTTTGCGAAGCGGCGGCGCGCATCATCATCGACGCCACGGGACGCAACGCCCGGCTGGCCCGCAGAATCGGGGCGCGGCGCCAGCGCAGCGACCGGCTGGTATCAGTATGGCAATACGGGCAGGATCGCACGCCCTCCGCGCGGGGCTTTGCCCACATCGAGGCGTGCGAAGATGGCTGGTGGTACAGCGCGCCCCTGCCCGGCCAGCGCCGCGTGCTGGCCCTGCATACGGATGCCGACTTGCTCGACACCAACATCTTGCGCGATGCCGGCTGGCTGGAAGCGGCGGCGCGGCGCCTGCCCGCCACGCGGGAATTGCTGGAGCAGCAAGGCTATGCGGCCGAGACACTCGCCATGTCCACGCCCGCGCATACGGCGACCCTGGACGCCGGCGCCGGCCCAGGCTGGTTCGCCGTCGGCGACGCCGCGCTGAGCTTCGATCCGCTGTCATCGCAAGGCATCTTCAACGCCCTGTACACGGGCCTGGCCGCGGCCGAGGCCGCCGACCGCACGCTGCACGGCGACGTGAATGCCTATCATAAATACAATGGGGAACTGACAGCCATCGGCGCGGCGTACGAACGCCACCTGGCGTACTGCTACGGCCAGGAAACGCGCTGGCCATCAGCGCCGTTCTGGCGCCGGCGCAGGCCGGCCATGCAGGCAAGCTGA